One Brumimicrobium sp. DNA window includes the following coding sequences:
- a CDS encoding glycoside hydrolase family 16 protein, translating into MKKTILIVPLLSFLWIFGQTPANDPHWELVWEDNFNTLNTNVWLVQNNFDHYGGEPQVYTDRLHNVFVSNGSLVLRVRKETYSCPTGSLNQWECARQYYTGQPYVYTSGWVETKQAYNTQYGYIESRIKLPYGYGFWPAFWTFVGDGVSGSNAAEIDIFEMLGSNPPNIVGTNVHKFYCPAQTVTCATLYQQLCPNDNPNILCHGEDLIPVNFNYTSWHIYGIEWTPSKIIWYIDGYPVRIFPNPGIVDPVRIILNFALEPWAPPNNTTPFPSDMLIDYVKVYDIKKDCSNNLNVCNYNFGAYDNKVKKSITIGDGSCINSLSVGQNIFLRASEGVLINGDFTVPDGAQLYIDVNTCH; encoded by the coding sequence ATGAAAAAAACAATCTTAATAGTTCCTCTACTCTCTTTCCTTTGGATATTTGGGCAGACTCCCGCAAATGACCCTCACTGGGAACTTGTTTGGGAAGACAACTTCAATACCCTAAATACAAATGTTTGGTTAGTTCAAAACAACTTTGACCACTATGGAGGAGAACCTCAAGTATATACAGATAGACTCCACAATGTTTTTGTTAGTAATGGTTCACTTGTTTTAAGAGTAAGAAAAGAAACATACAGCTGTCCGACTGGAAGTCTCAATCAATGGGAATGTGCAAGACAATATTACACCGGACAGCCATACGTTTACACTTCTGGTTGGGTAGAAACTAAACAAGCATATAATACACAATATGGGTATATAGAGTCAAGAATAAAATTACCTTACGGTTACGGTTTTTGGCCTGCATTTTGGACATTTGTCGGAGATGGAGTGTCTGGTAGTAATGCAGCAGAAATTGATATATTTGAAATGTTAGGAAGTAATCCGCCTAACATTGTTGGGACAAATGTTCATAAATTTTACTGTCCCGCACAAACGGTAACTTGTGCAACTCTGTATCAACAATTGTGTCCAAATGATAATCCTAATATTTTATGCCACGGTGAAGATTTAATTCCTGTTAACTTTAACTACACTTCATGGCATATTTACGGAATTGAATGGACGCCAAGTAAAATCATCTGGTATATTGATGGTTATCCTGTTAGAATATTTCCTAACCCTGGTATAGTAGATCCAGTTAGGATAATATTAAATTTTGCTCTTGAACCTTGGGCACCGCCTAACAACACAACGCCCTTTCCATCAGATATGCTTATTGATTATGTTAAAGTCTATGATATCAAGAAAGATTGCAGTAACAACTTAAATGTTTGTAATTATAATTTTGGTGCGTATGACAACAAAGTAAAGAAAAGCATTACCATTGGTGATGGTAGTTGTATAAATTCTTTGAGTGTTGGTCAAAATATTTTTTTGAGGGCTTCGGAAGGTGTTTTAATCAATGGCGATTTTACTGTGCCAGATGGTGCACAGTTATACATTGATGTCAATACATGTCATTAA
- a CDS encoding tail fiber domain-containing protein, whose product MKVNNGMPGVDIGSNHDKIAFWAEWVEYNELYVAKYYKMSDIRVKLNIKDITWGLQKLMQIRPVHYSIINNMFDSSGAKIEGSQNQYGFISQEIEKDFQR is encoded by the coding sequence ATGAAAGTAAATAACGGTATGCCAGGCGTTGATATTGGTAGCAATCATGATAAAATAGCGTTTTGGGCAGAATGGGTTGAATATAACGAACTTTATGTAGCAAAATATTACAAAATGTCAGATATTCGTGTCAAGTTAAATATTAAAGACATTACTTGGGGCTTACAAAAATTGATGCAAATTCGACCTGTTCACTATTCCATCATAAATAACATGTTTGATAGTTCTGGAGCAAAAATTGAAGGCTCTCAAAATCAATATGGTTTTATTTCTCAAGAGATAGAAAAAGACTTTCAGAGGTAA
- a CDS encoding T9SS type A sorting domain-containing protein, producing the protein MDYDQIIPITVAAIQEQQKTIDSLKIEIVNLKEQINSKNSFRLGNNDSTTLSSRNVLKQNSPNPFNEHTEIKFSIDEHNFRNASILIFDLNGLLIKQYDIQKGGDGSIQINGNELKAGMYIYTLLVNQREVDSKKMILLN; encoded by the coding sequence ATGGACTATGACCAAATAATTCCAATTACCGTAGCAGCTATTCAAGAGCAACAAAAGACAATCGATTCATTAAAAATTGAAATAGTGAATCTGAAGGAACAAATAAATTCAAAAAATTCATTTAGGTTGGGAAATAATGATTCAACAACTTTATCTTCACGAAATGTACTGAAGCAAAATTCACCTAACCCATTTAATGAGCATACGGAAATCAAATTTTCAATCGATGAACACAATTTTAGAAACGCATCAATTTTGATTTTTGATTTGAATGGCTTGTTGATTAAACAATATGACATTCAAAAAGGTGGAGATGGTTCAATTCAAATTAATGGTAATGAATTAAAAGCAGGAATGTACATTTATACCTTATTAGTTAATCAACGTGAGGTTGATTCAAAGAAAATGATACTTCTCAACTAG
- a CDS encoding T9SS type A sorting domain-containing protein has protein sequence MTQPFDYQIFDIMGHTVLAGNGTQKVEVRLRQGIYIIKVKINDSWHTQKLIMY, from the coding sequence ATGACCCAACCTTTTGATTATCAAATATTCGATATCATGGGACACACGGTTTTAGCAGGGAATGGAACCCAAAAAGTTGAAGTACGTTTAAGACAAGGAATATATATTATAAAAGTTAAAATTAATGACTCATGGCACACACAAAAACTTATTATGTACTGA
- a CDS encoding Ig-like domain-containing protein has protein sequence MAHTKTYYVLILLALLFLSSCRRSREYTTVEFIVVNPANGEPFVGMPVKLMEESGKSFGSSGKEIFEAVTDANGRASVTFRAKKGSDTWYYPYIKDEILGVSGFDFAYLKRPYMSSYFIKKDQYNEARYEITYYAYLKQITKNVNCEGV, from the coding sequence ATGGCACACACAAAAACTTATTATGTACTGATCCTCCTTGCTTTGCTGTTTTTAAGCAGTTGCCGAAGATCCAGAGAATATACAACGGTAGAATTTATTGTTGTTAATCCTGCAAACGGAGAACCTTTTGTTGGGATGCCAGTAAAACTTATGGAAGAATCTGGAAAATCTTTTGGAAGTAGCGGAAAAGAAATATTCGAAGCTGTAACCGATGCTAATGGAAGGGCATCGGTTACTTTTCGGGCTAAAAAGGGAAGCGATACTTGGTACTACCCCTATATCAAAGATGAAATACTTGGCGTTTCAGGATTTGATTTTGCTTATTTAAAAAGACCGTATATGTCTTCATATTTTATCAAAAAAGATCAGTATAATGAAGCTAGATATGAAATAACCTATTATGCGTATTTAAAGCAAATTACTAAAAATGTAAACTGTGAGGGGGTCTAA
- a CDS encoding transposase, whose amino-acid sequence MKPIFKAYSQGQATLFPVSLDSKISQDSPVRLVNQIVDNLDISKVIDTYKGGGTSSYPPRVMLKIVIFAYLSNIYSCRKIEDAVKDRITFMWLAADLEPDHNTVNRFRSKHLKDTINEIFTQTVTMLVEMGYLSLDIAYIDGTKLESRANRYTFVWRKTVERNKAKLEAKIHQVLKYIEEGIMQDNRPDDEPPTPIKRGTKKTHSRDQSRENRSKSRTERDKNTGKQVFAKIGGI is encoded by the coding sequence ATGAAACCAATTTTCAAAGCGTATAGTCAAGGGCAGGCAACTCTGTTTCCTGTAAGTCTGGATAGCAAAATTTCGCAGGATTCTCCTGTTCGACTTGTCAATCAGATAGTCGATAATCTGGATATTAGTAAGGTTATTGATACTTATAAGGGTGGCGGGACAAGTTCCTATCCGCCTCGGGTAATGCTCAAAATAGTAATTTTTGCCTATTTGAGCAATATCTATTCTTGCCGCAAAATAGAGGACGCTGTAAAAGACAGAATCACTTTTATGTGGCTTGCGGCGGACTTGGAACCCGACCACAACACCGTCAACCGTTTTCGTTCAAAACATTTGAAAGACACTATCAATGAGATATTTACACAGACTGTTACGATGCTGGTGGAAATGGGTTATTTGAGCTTGGATATAGCTTACATTGACGGCACAAAACTGGAATCGCGTGCCAATCGCTATACTTTTGTCTGGCGCAAAACGGTGGAAAGAAACAAGGCAAAACTCGAAGCAAAAATCCATCAAGTGCTGAAATATATCGAAGAAGGTATTATGCAGGATAACCGTCCAGATGATGAGCCGCCCACTCCCATCAAGCGAGGAACTAAAAAAACGCATAGCAGAGATCAATCGCGTGAAAACCGTAGCAAAAGCAGAACAGAAAGAGATAAAAACACTGGAAAACAAGTATTTGCTAAAATTGGAGGAATATGA
- a CDS encoding transposase: MKNTLGTLGNRNSYSKTDPDATFMRLKDDHMQNGQLKPAYNLQIGTENQFISHFDFFSNPTDFLTFKPFVTGFRERFSANFDTVLNKAVADSGYGSEENYDFMELNDIDPFVKFPYFHKEQKKAFKNNAFIAQNLFYNSQKIILCVQWEQHMEKTGEGSRKSDSGFLSRK, translated from the coding sequence ATGAAAAACACCTTGGGAACACTCGGCAATCGCAATTCTTACAGCAAAACCGACCCCGATGCTACTTTTATGCGCCTGAAAGACGACCACATGCAGAACGGGCAGCTCAAACCCGCTTACAATCTGCAAATTGGTACTGAAAATCAATTTATCAGCCACTTCGATTTTTTCTCCAATCCGACCGATTTTTTAACATTCAAACCCTTTGTAACTGGTTTCAGAGAGCGTTTCAGTGCAAATTTTGATACAGTATTGAACAAGGCAGTTGCCGATTCAGGTTACGGAAGCGAAGAAAATTATGATTTTATGGAACTCAATGACATCGATCCGTTTGTCAAGTTTCCCTATTTTCATAAAGAACAGAAAAAAGCGTTCAAAAACAACGCGTTTATTGCCCAAAATTTATTTTACAACTCTCAAAAGATTATTTTGTGTGTCCAATGGGAGCAACACATGGAAAAAACAGGAGAAGGAAGTCGCAAATCGGACAGTGGTTTTTTATCTCGAAAGTAA
- a CDS encoding transposase: MGATHGKNRRRKSQIGQWFFISKVSYYEAKNCKGCPLKCLCYKAKANRRIEINHNLNRHKERVRQLLTSEEGLYHRSKRPIEPESVFGQGKSNKQYYRFRHFGKDLITMDFAIFAIAFNIGKMYKKGKITPKNSQKSADLLKINLVVLIFTQNHKINHAGTTNPKLAA; the protein is encoded by the coding sequence ATGGGAGCAACACATGGAAAAAACAGGAGAAGGAAGTCGCAAATCGGACAGTGGTTTTTTATCTCGAAAGTAAGTTATTATGAGGCAAAAAACTGTAAAGGTTGTCCTCTTAAATGCTTGTGCTACAAAGCAAAAGCTAATCGCCGAATTGAAATTAATCATAACTTGAATCGCCACAAAGAACGGGTCCGGCAACTTTTGACCTCCGAAGAGGGGCTTTATCACAGAAGTAAGCGTCCAATAGAACCTGAGTCGGTGTTTGGACAAGGGAAATCCAACAAACAGTACTACCGCTTTCGACATTTTGGTAAAGATTTGATAACGATGGATTTTGCTATCTTCGCTATTGCCTTCAACATTGGAAAAATGTATAAGAAAGGGAAAATTACGCCCAAAAACAGTCAAAAATCAGCTGATTTGTTAAAAATCAATCTCGTTGTTCTAATTTTTACCCAAAATCATAAAATCAACCATGCTGGAACAACTAATCCAAAGCTGGCTGCTTGA
- a CDS encoding NifU family protein, with amino-acid sequence MGKKDLKEIEKTVQEALDQLRPYLEQDGGDMELVEVTSDYVVKVKLLGNCSTCSMSSMTMKAGLEEAVKKVVPEIVRVEAVD; translated from the coding sequence ATGGGAAAGAAAGATCTTAAAGAAATTGAGAAAACAGTTCAGGAAGCATTGGATCAATTACGTCCATATCTAGAACAAGATGGAGGTGATATGGAACTTGTTGAAGTGACCTCTGACTATGTCGTAAAAGTGAAATTATTAGGAAATTGCAGTACTTGTTCTATGAGTTCTATGACAATGAAAGCAGGATTAGAAGAAGCTGTCAAAAAAGTAGTACCTGAAATTGTACGAGTAGAGGCTGTAGATTAA
- a CDS encoding Mrp/NBP35 family ATP-binding protein, giving the protein MELDRGKVLEALGNVIEPDLKKDIVSQGLVEELKIDGNKITMTVKVVNPAFHSRKRMQEAISFTLKRFLGNDIEVQANVVGLPTEERQEKTHTQNQLLPGVKHVIAIASGKGGVGKSTVVANLAGGLAKKGYTVGIVDADIYGPSMPTMFDCVGERPTATEIDGQQKMIPVNSYGIPIMSIGFFTEKDDAVVWRGPMASKALTQMFSETHWGELDYLLVDLPPGTGDIHLSLVQTIPLDGAIIVSTPQEVALADARRGVKMFMMDNINVPIIGLVENMSWFTPAELPDNKYYIFGRDGVKNLAEGMGQRLLGQIPLVQSVREAGDIGRPAVMQENTIVSKAFEELVDNMVKILD; this is encoded by the coding sequence ATGGAATTAGACAGAGGAAAAGTTTTAGAAGCACTAGGCAACGTTATTGAACCCGATTTAAAAAAAGATATTGTTTCACAAGGTTTAGTTGAAGAATTAAAAATTGATGGAAATAAAATTACAATGACTGTAAAGGTAGTAAATCCTGCTTTTCATTCACGTAAAAGGATGCAAGAGGCAATTAGCTTCACACTCAAGCGTTTTTTAGGAAATGATATAGAAGTTCAAGCAAATGTAGTTGGACTCCCTACCGAAGAACGGCAAGAGAAAACACATACACAGAATCAATTATTACCTGGGGTTAAGCACGTTATAGCAATTGCTTCTGGAAAAGGAGGTGTTGGTAAATCTACTGTAGTAGCTAATCTAGCAGGTGGTCTCGCTAAAAAAGGATATACAGTTGGTATTGTAGATGCTGATATTTATGGACCTTCCATGCCTACGATGTTTGATTGTGTTGGTGAACGTCCAACAGCAACCGAGATTGATGGTCAACAAAAAATGATACCAGTTAATTCATATGGAATTCCAATTATGTCTATTGGGTTTTTCACAGAAAAGGATGATGCAGTTGTTTGGAGAGGTCCAATGGCTTCCAAAGCACTCACACAAATGTTTTCCGAAACACATTGGGGGGAATTGGATTATCTTTTGGTGGATCTTCCTCCGGGAACTGGAGATATTCACTTATCATTAGTTCAAACTATACCTCTAGATGGCGCCATCATAGTTTCTACCCCACAAGAAGTAGCTCTTGCCGATGCACGTAGAGGAGTGAAAATGTTTATGATGGATAATATTAATGTTCCAATTATTGGCCTTGTTGAAAATATGTCTTGGTTTACGCCTGCTGAATTACCAGATAATAAATACTATATCTTTGGTAGAGATGGTGTTAAGAATTTAGCAGAAGGAATGGGACAACGTTTATTAGGTCAAATTCCTCTTGTTCAGAGCGTGAGAGAGGCTGGTGATATAGGAAGACCTGCTGTAATGCAAGAAAACACAATTGTATCAAAAGCTTTTGAAGAACTTGTGGATAATATGGTAAAAATTTTAGACTAA
- a CDS encoding DUF2249 domain-containing protein, whose protein sequence is MGYKINEEHDVRDLVPRERHIKLIEIFRNTPINEGFTFINDHDPLPLFYEFRSIFGDVVDWEYITKGGRDWKVQVARTNASAELENKEVSTTIDLRKVEEGDWKHVVFHRYGMMNDGEVMELLAAEDPKEIHGIFVQKFEGKHIWIYKSTQEGEYIIHIGKKGVVEVDEEYSVVNEFDVRPFPPYQRHEMFYDAFAALKPGEAFVFTNDHDPSPLYYQMKAESKEEFKWEYLEKGPEAWRVRVIKTK, encoded by the coding sequence ATGGGATATAAAATAAACGAAGAACACGATGTGAGAGACTTAGTTCCTAGAGAACGCCATATTAAATTAATTGAAATATTCCGGAATACACCGATAAATGAAGGATTTACTTTTATTAACGACCATGATCCCCTTCCTTTGTTTTATGAATTTCGATCCATTTTTGGAGATGTTGTTGACTGGGAATATATTACGAAAGGGGGAAGGGACTGGAAAGTTCAAGTGGCACGAACAAATGCTTCGGCTGAATTAGAAAACAAAGAAGTTTCTACTACCATCGATCTAAGAAAAGTAGAAGAGGGAGATTGGAAGCATGTTGTATTTCATCGTTATGGTATGATGAATGATGGAGAAGTTATGGAATTATTAGCTGCAGAAGACCCTAAAGAGATTCATGGTATTTTTGTTCAAAAATTTGAAGGAAAGCATATTTGGATATATAAGTCTACTCAAGAAGGAGAATACATTATTCATATAGGGAAGAAAGGTGTTGTTGAAGTGGATGAAGAATATTCTGTGGTAAATGAATTTGATGTGCGACCTTTTCCTCCTTATCAAAGACATGAAATGTTTTATGATGCATTTGCCGCTCTAAAGCCAGGAGAAGCTTTTGTATTTACAAACGACCATGATCCAAGTCCCTTGTATTATCAGATGAAAGCTGAAAGTAAAGAAGAGTTTAAATGGGAGTATCTTGAGAAAGGCCCTGAGGCTTGGCGCGTGCGAGTGATTAAGACGAAATAG
- a CDS encoding S46 family peptidase, whose protein sequence is MKKVVILFASILLSLAPISKAFADEGMWFLMFIGKNIDDMQKKGLKLTAEEIYSINNSSLKDAIVQFAGGCTAEIISKNGLVLTNHHCGYGAIAELSSPEHDYLTNGFWAENYSQELKPKELSVRFFVRMDDVTKRILGQVDDNMTEKEREAAINREIAKIEQENNEGGKYTVSVRSFFEGNEYYYFVYQDFNDVRLVGTPPNSIGKFGGSTDNWEWPRHTGDFSIFRVYTDKDGNPAEYAADNIPMQPKYHLPVNIKGYKEGDFSMILGYPGRTNRWMPASGVDQNVKYAYPAWVEGSRKAMDVYEKYMKEDQKVKLDYASTYAQIDNYWKNRQGMIEALKEHKTVDLKRATEKAFDKWAKGHDEYKGVTKNINIYYKKTNEQAKQQNYLISLLRSANFAVLPYRLGSSLMQFASVDEAKRKDLRPEIENLINETFETTYLPLEEDVLAAQLGLYYQKAKKGGLAPYVKTLGDKNKGNFADYIKEAFAKSIFTHKDQLMTFLDNPSIAQVKDDELLQLSISLLTRYRAQDDNQAALKDNFNKSFRLLVKGLRESKLSPIEYPDANSTLRLTYGTVRPLPLREGKVNDAEFNYYTTLKGVIAKNKPGDDEFEVPQKLIDLYNAKDFGQYADENGQMWVNMLTDHDITGGNSGSPVINGNGELIGIAFDGNIEAMAGDVIFDPVLQRTISVDIRYVLFIIDKFAGATNIIEELDIIK, encoded by the coding sequence ATGAAAAAAGTAGTTATATTATTTGCAAGTATTCTTTTATCACTTGCTCCAATTTCAAAAGCATTTGCAGACGAAGGCATGTGGTTCTTAATGTTTATCGGTAAGAATATCGATGACATGCAAAAGAAAGGATTAAAATTAACAGCGGAAGAAATATATAGTATTAATAACAGTAGTTTAAAAGATGCTATTGTTCAGTTTGCCGGAGGTTGTACAGCTGAGATTATCTCTAAGAATGGGTTAGTATTAACGAATCACCATTGTGGATACGGAGCAATCGCTGAATTATCTTCTCCTGAACATGATTATTTAACAAATGGTTTTTGGGCTGAGAATTATTCTCAAGAATTAAAACCTAAAGAACTATCAGTTCGCTTCTTTGTGAGAATGGATGACGTGACTAAACGTATTTTAGGTCAGGTAGATGACAACATGACGGAAAAAGAAAGAGAAGCTGCTATTAACAGAGAAATTGCTAAAATTGAACAAGAAAATAACGAAGGAGGAAAATATACAGTTTCAGTTCGTTCATTCTTTGAAGGAAATGAATATTATTATTTTGTTTATCAAGATTTCAACGATGTACGATTAGTGGGAACCCCTCCCAATTCAATTGGCAAATTTGGAGGAAGTACAGATAACTGGGAATGGCCACGCCATACAGGGGACTTTTCTATTTTCAGAGTATATACAGATAAAGATGGTAATCCCGCTGAATATGCTGCAGACAATATTCCTATGCAACCTAAATACCATCTACCTGTTAACATTAAAGGATATAAAGAAGGAGATTTCTCTATGATTTTAGGGTATCCTGGAAGAACGAATCGTTGGATGCCAGCAAGTGGAGTTGACCAAAACGTAAAATATGCATATCCAGCATGGGTAGAAGGCTCTCGAAAAGCAATGGATGTTTATGAAAAATACATGAAGGAAGACCAGAAAGTGAAATTAGATTACGCTTCTACATATGCTCAAATTGACAATTACTGGAAAAATCGCCAAGGTATGATTGAAGCCCTGAAAGAACATAAAACTGTTGATTTAAAACGCGCTACAGAAAAAGCCTTTGACAAATGGGCAAAAGGCCATGATGAATATAAAGGAGTTACAAAAAACATCAATATATATTATAAAAAGACTAATGAACAAGCTAAACAGCAAAATTACTTAATTAGTTTATTGCGCTCTGCAAATTTTGCTGTATTACCTTATCGTTTAGGATCCTCTTTGATGCAATTCGCCTCTGTTGATGAAGCAAAACGCAAAGATCTTCGTCCTGAAATTGAGAATCTGATCAATGAAACATTTGAAACTACATATTTACCATTAGAAGAAGATGTGCTAGCAGCTCAATTAGGTTTATACTATCAAAAAGCAAAGAAAGGAGGATTGGCACCGTATGTAAAAACATTAGGTGATAAGAATAAAGGAAATTTTGCGGATTATATAAAAGAGGCATTTGCTAAAAGTATTTTTACACATAAAGATCAATTAATGACTTTTTTAGACAATCCTTCAATTGCTCAAGTAAAAGATGATGAGTTACTACAACTTTCTATCAGTTTATTGACTAGATATAGAGCTCAAGATGATAATCAGGCGGCATTAAAAGATAATTTTAACAAATCATTTCGATTATTAGTAAAAGGATTAAGAGAGTCCAAATTAAGTCCAATAGAGTATCCAGATGCTAACAGCACCTTACGTTTAACTTATGGGACCGTACGACCACTTCCACTACGAGAAGGAAAAGTAAATGATGCCGAGTTTAATTATTACACAACATTGAAGGGAGTAATTGCTAAAAACAAACCCGGCGATGATGAATTTGAAGTGCCACAAAAATTAATCGATTTATATAATGCCAAAGATTTTGGTCAGTATGCAGACGAAAACGGTCAAATGTGGGTAAATATGTTAACAGATCATGATATCACAGGTGGAAATTCAGGCTCTCCTGTCATCAATGGTAACGGAGAATTAATTGGAATTGCTTTTGATGGTAATATTGAAGCTATGGCTGGAGACGTTATCTTTGATCCAGTTTTACAAAGAACTATCTCTGTAGATATTCGATACGTATTATTCATCATTGATAAATTTGCAGGTGCAACTAACATCATTGAAGAATTGGATATTATAAAATAA
- a CDS encoding MFS transporter, whose product MSKTWLTNFDAENQDFWENQGGENIAWKTLWITTGALTFSFATWFIMSVLVVKLNGIGFKFTSDQLFWLAAMPGLSGGIFRIINTFLLPIYGTRHIVSFTTFLKILPCVGIGFAVMDTSTPFWIFMILAFLTGIGGGDFSSYMPSTNLFFPRRLKGTALGLQAGIGNFGVSLVQFITPILIGVGVVGTSSQFTNIDAKEVEEMFIQLGEEQVTQSFMLLDKETQILLMNKFDQEKAKMTFHENIPSEPIDFFAGLPVSLQAKSFTYIHPKKAEAILTSFQTEKNGVKNSTIYLQNSAFWFIPFLIIIGIVSWISLRSIPMKASFKEQLDIFGDKHTWYCTLVYLMTFGGFAGLSAAFPMLIKSVYGGFPDAPDPLMFAFYGPLIGSASRVLFGFAADRFGGGVLTTISGIGLTVGTILLVSMGLLTPNSLDQFPMFVGIMLSLFFFTGIGNASTFRQFPIIFQHNPRQAAGVIGWTAGVAAFGPFIFSMLILLSMNVSGNSNAFFIGLIIFSVIATFVNWNFYHKKGCVRPS is encoded by the coding sequence ATGTCTAAAACATGGTTAACAAATTTTGATGCGGAAAACCAAGATTTTTGGGAAAATCAAGGAGGTGAAAACATTGCATGGAAAACACTATGGATTACGACGGGTGCACTAACTTTTTCGTTTGCCACTTGGTTCATCATGAGTGTTCTAGTTGTAAAATTAAATGGAATAGGTTTCAAATTTACAAGTGACCAACTTTTTTGGCTAGCCGCCATGCCTGGATTATCTGGTGGTATATTTAGAATAATAAATACCTTTCTTTTACCTATTTATGGCACCAGACATATTGTATCCTTTACAACTTTCCTTAAAATCCTTCCATGTGTAGGTATTGGGTTTGCTGTTATGGATACTTCAACACCCTTTTGGATATTTATGATTTTAGCATTTTTAACAGGAATTGGAGGGGGTGATTTTTCTTCTTATATGCCAAGTACCAATCTATTCTTTCCTAGAAGATTAAAAGGAACAGCTCTCGGACTTCAGGCTGGGATTGGAAATTTCGGAGTAAGTCTTGTTCAATTTATTACACCCATTCTAATAGGCGTTGGAGTTGTGGGCACTTCTTCTCAATTTACAAACATAGATGCAAAAGAAGTGGAGGAAATGTTTATCCAACTAGGAGAAGAACAAGTGACTCAATCTTTTATGTTATTAGATAAAGAAACGCAAATCCTGTTAATGAACAAATTTGATCAGGAGAAAGCTAAAATGACTTTCCATGAGAACATTCCTTCAGAACCAATTGATTTTTTTGCAGGATTACCAGTTAGTTTACAAGCCAAATCCTTTACATATATTCACCCAAAGAAAGCTGAAGCTATATTAACTTCCTTTCAAACAGAAAAAAACGGTGTTAAAAACAGTACTATCTACCTTCAAAACTCAGCCTTCTGGTTTATCCCATTCTTGATTATCATTGGAATTGTAAGTTGGATATCCTTACGAAGCATCCCTATGAAAGCATCCTTTAAAGAACAATTAGATATCTTTGGTGATAAACACACTTGGTATTGCACTTTAGTTTATCTAATGACTTTCGGTGGTTTCGCCGGACTTTCTGCTGCATTTCCCATGCTAATTAAATCAGTATATGGAGGATTCCCCGATGCTCCAGACCCCTTAATGTTTGCTTTTTACGGTCCTTTGATTGGCTCAGCAAGTAGAGTGCTATTTGGATTTGCGGCTGATAGATTTGGAGGAGGGGTTCTCACAACCATTTCAGGAATAGGGCTTACAGTCGGGACGATTCTTCTAGTCTCTATGGGGTTATTAACACCTAATAGTCTAGACCAATTCCCCATGTTTGTTGGAATCATGTTAAGTTTATTCTTTTTTACAGGAATTGGAAATGCTTCTACTTTTAGACAATTCCCTATTATCTTTCAGCACAATCCTCGTCAGGCAGCCGGAGTAATTGGTTGGACAGCAGGAGTTGCTGCGTTTGGCCCATTCATTTTTTCCATGTTAATCTTGTTATCCATGAATGTTTCTGGCAATTCAAACGCTTTCTTCATAGGATTAATCATCTTCTCAGTTATTGCAACTTTTGTAAATTGGAATTTTTACCATAAAAAAGGATGCGTTAGGCCAAGTTAA